The following DNA comes from Raphanus sativus cultivar WK10039 unplaced genomic scaffold, ASM80110v3 Scaffold0069, whole genome shotgun sequence.
tatatatatatatatatatatatatttagttgtgtatatgtatatataaccaatatttttatatatttaattattcgtTTGGTTCCGGATCGATGTGGTTATTTTGGATATAgaatataagaatcattctgGTAAATGTGAGTTTCGGTCTGGTTTAGGTCTAGTGGAAATAATTAGAAGTGAAAAATACTGTGTAGTTTAGTGATAAGTCTTGGTAACTTAGGTGGTGTAGTGATGAACATAAAAGTATACGGGGAATTAGATAGAGAACCTATAGTTTAAGGGATATACCGATGTCAGCCCaataaatattcattttgtCATTTCGAAATTACTAGGCCTAGGCCCATACCATAAACCGCCAAAACAGGTGGAATAGCTATTAATTCCCATTCAATATGGTCTCAGTTCAAGACCAAAATCCTGCTTCCCGAGAATCTTTGAAACAAGGGCCGACCTTAAAACTCCGACCATCCGGCTTCTTCACTATCGTACTACAAATATAGTAGCCAAGACCTTTCAACTCCAACCACAAGAATCAAATAGTGTTTTTGATCTTCCCATATCCATAGTAAGTTTCCTGTATCGATCTTGTTTGAAATAAATACCAGACGTAAGAAAGCTGAAATTGTGTATAATTAGTTATTGTTTTCTTCAGGTGCTGTAACTCAAATGGTTGGGAAAAAGATAGGGTTTGATATATTCAGCGGTTTACCTGATGAACTTCACTCTCACATCTTGTCATTTCTTCCCATGAAAACCGCTGCTTCTACATCACTTCTCTCCAGAAAATGGCGCTATCTCTTTGCTTGTAACCCTAATCTTGTTTTTGATAACCACAAGGTTTCTACAAGTTTTATAAATTTCGTGGATAGAGTATTGGCTTTGCAAGGCAATTCTCCTGTACACAAGTTTTCTTTAATTATCAAAGATGATGATCGCGATAATCCTGTTGTTCCAATCCGTATATTTACCTGGATTCTCAATGTGTTGAGACGTGGTGTCTCGGATCTTAATCTGTTTGTGGATTTGCAATCGGAATCTCTGCTTCCTTCAAAGATTTTCTTAAGCGAGACATTAGTTAGGCTTAAACTAAAGTCTGGATATGGCGCCAACATTAAACTTGATGACAACCAAGATGTATATCTTCCAAAGCTTAAGACTCTGTTTCTTCAGGCAGGTTATGAAAATCATGGTATTGGGCTTGCTAAGCTACTTTCCGGTTGTCACATGCTTGAGGAACTAGTTATGTATGATATATCTTGGTTACTATGGAATTTTTCATCTGTGTCTATCACAACTCTCAAGAGACTAACATTTTGCTGGGGCGAGATTGATACTAATGCAAAGAGTGTGTCAATTGACACTCCCAGCCTTGTCTACTTGAATTTTACTGATACAATCGCCGACGCGTATCCGATTGTGAATCTCTGTTCGCTTGTTGAAGCCCGTATCTGTCTTCGAATGTCATACAAGCAATATGGAAAGGCGCACTTTTTGGATGAGGCTAGCTTTTCAGATTTACAACAGATTAATTACTCCAAGGCTAACAAGAAGGTCGGTAACGCAACAGATTTCATCATGGGAATACGCAGTGTGCATATCCTTTATCTATATGCTGACACTCTTGAGGTTTGTATTTCATTACTCTTAATCGTTCTTGCTTTTATGATTTCAGTTAACTATAAAATTGCGAATCGTCATGTTGCTCTTGATTTGTTTCAGGTACTTACATGCTGTTGTGAAACAATACCACTATTCAACAACTTGACTGAGTTAACTATCGAGAGTAGCCCTAGAGTAGGGTGGAAACCATTGATGGATCTACTCAACAACTCTCCAAATCTGGAGACTCTTGTCTTTCAAGTATGAAAATAGCTACTTTTAAATGCCTATTTTTTTCTGTGTTTCTTTATACCTGAGATATTTTCCCAGGGACTCGTCAACAAAGCGACGGACAGTTGGGGTGATCTGTGTTTCTGCCAACTTTTCGTTGAGGAAGAGGAGATTTTTAGTTGCCTATCTTCAAGTACGGTGAAGGTATTAAAGATATTTAGGGTGGGTGATTACTATGGTAACATGGAGAGCCAGATTGAGCAGATCAAGTATTTCTTGGAGACAATGCCTAATCTTGAAAAAATTATACTGCACCATACTGCATGGACTGTAGAAGATGTGACTCACGTTTCAAGGCAACTTAAGAGGGTAATATCAACAGTAGCTTCGTCCATCTGCATTGTCCAACTAATCTCTGATAACACTCCCCAAGCTTTGGTTGTAGCTTAAATGATCTTCTCTTGTTTAtgctttattttttgttatataaagaCCTGCTTTTTAGGCTTTGTCCTTTCGCCAACAATGTTAACTTCATGTTTTTGTTGCTTCAGTTCTCATGTTCGGGTAACTATACTTGTGAAATGCAATGCAGACAAGAGACCTAACTTGTCAATGCAATTactttacagaaaaaaaaaacattaatagtTATCTCTTCTACAAGGAAAACTGCTCGGagttcaatattttttgttggataACGAAAGTGTGCGCACtgttcaatttttttacataaGACTTAGTTGTTAATTAGTTCGGTTATAATAAAGTTAAAGAGTTAGGAAAATTGTGtcataacttttatattatcatattcaacttaaaaatgtatttagttTGTTTCGATTTTTGTACTATGTCAAACCTCTTTGATATTAATAAAGGTAACATGTTATAGAAAAAAGTTTGGTCGGATTTCTTTGATATTTATTAGTGTTTCAAAATGATTTGCCAGAATACCCAAAAACTCAGACATGTTATCCCAATAGcattttcttctattttctatttttctttgcaAGCGTAGCTg
Coding sequences within:
- the LOC130500979 gene encoding F-box/LRR-repeat protein At4g14103-like; the protein is MVGKKIGFDIFSGLPDELHSHILSFLPMKTAASTSLLSRKWRYLFACNPNLVFDNHKVSTSFINFVDRVLALQGNSPVHKFSLIIKDDDRDNPVVPIRIFTWILNVLRRGVSDLNLFVDLQSESLLPSKIFLSETLVRLKLKSGYGANIKLDDNQDVYLPKLKTLFLQAGYENHGIGLAKLLSGCHMLEELVMYDISWLLWNFSSVSITTLKRLTFCWGEIDTNAKSVSIDTPSLVYLNFTDTIADAYPIVNLCSLVEARICLRMSYKQYGKAHFLDEASFSDLQQINYSKANKKVGNATDFIMGIRSVHILYLYADTLEVLTCCCETIPLFNNLTELTIESSPRVGWKPLMDLLNNSPNLETLVFQGLVNKATDSWGDLCFCQLFVEEEEIFSCLSSSTVKVLKIFRVGDYYGNMESQIEQIKYFLETMPNLEKIILHHTAWTVEDVTHVSRQLKRVISTVASSICIVQLISDNTPQALVVA